A DNA window from Allokutzneria albata contains the following coding sequences:
- a CDS encoding DUF3817 domain-containing protein — protein sequence MTQQQDTPTHAKALVRYRVMAYIVGFALLALLVAMALRLTTDITAPSAIIAPAHGFLYMVYLVAAFDLAQRCKWSAKGTLLVLIAGTIPFVSFYAEKQVVRRVEAGEKL from the coding sequence ATGACCCAGCAGCAGGACACGCCGACTCACGCCAAGGCCCTCGTGCGGTACCGGGTGATGGCGTACATCGTCGGGTTCGCGCTGCTGGCGCTGCTGGTGGCGATGGCGCTGCGGCTGACCACCGACATCACCGCGCCCTCGGCGATCATCGCGCCCGCGCACGGCTTCCTCTACATGGTCTACCTGGTGGCCGCGTTCGACCTGGCGCAGCGCTGCAAGTGGTCGGCCAAGGGCACGCTGCTGGTGCTCATCGCGGGCACGATCCCCTTCGTCTCCTTCTACGCGGAGAAGCAGGTCGTGCGCCGCGTCGAAGCAGGCGAGAAGCTCTAA
- a CDS encoding nucleotidyltransferase family protein gives MNQVAGIVLAAGAGVRYGRPKALVELHGELLVERAVRTLREAGADPVVVVVGARADEVRARAALDDALFVRNAEWASGMGSSLRAGLMGLISCRAAAVLVLPVDMPGITPAAVRRVAELSTPDVLAAASFDGVRGHPVLLGRAHWAGVATAASGDQGARTYLRDHPPVLVACDDVASGADVDRPEDLPG, from the coding sequence ATGAACCAGGTGGCCGGGATCGTGCTGGCCGCGGGCGCGGGCGTGCGCTACGGCAGGCCCAAGGCACTGGTCGAGCTGCACGGCGAGCTGTTGGTCGAGCGCGCGGTGCGGACGCTGCGCGAGGCCGGTGCCGATCCGGTGGTCGTGGTGGTGGGGGCGCGGGCCGACGAGGTCCGCGCCCGCGCCGCGCTCGACGACGCGCTGTTCGTGCGCAACGCGGAGTGGGCCAGCGGTATGGGCTCCTCGCTGCGCGCCGGGCTGATGGGCCTGATCTCGTGCCGGGCGGCCGCGGTGCTCGTGCTCCCGGTGGACATGCCGGGCATCACCCCCGCGGCGGTCCGCCGGGTGGCCGAGCTGTCCACGCCCGACGTGCTCGCCGCGGCGTCCTTCGACGGCGTCCGGGGCCACCCCGTGCTCCTGGGCCGAGCCCACTGGGCCGGCGTCGCCACCGCCGCCAGCGGCGACCAGGGCGCCCGCACGTACCTGCGCGATCACCCGCCCGTGCTGGTGGCCTGCGACGACGTCGCCTCCGGCGCCGACGTGGACCGGCCGGAGGACCTGCCGGGTTAG
- a CDS encoding aminotransferase class I/II-fold pyridoxal phosphate-dependent enzyme gives MDVDLSWLADRIEDTSAEGIAASVNRLIRAGELVIGSKLPTVRALARAIGVSPTTVSESWRSLTRVGAIETRGRNGSFVTGRQRRAEPGRFWRLAAATGRFTRDLSAGVPDPDLLPPLGPALARVDGQPPLSGYLDTPVLPELERLVRESWRGVCDPQELTIVNGSLDGIDRALSQLVALGDRVIVENPTFPPFLDLLDAVGATPLPVPMDAEGMCPDALRAALAEEPTALLMQPRAQNPTGTSTSARRVAELAALLAEAPDVVVIEDDHVGDVAVAEPVSLATALPERVVRIQSFSKSHGPDLRLAALGGPSALVGPLVARRHLGAAWSSRLLQEILVGMLTDPGSIAAVARARSVYAERREALRAALSARGVNSIGADGINLWVEVEREREALVVLAAQGIGAAPGAPFLVRSTGTSHLRITTAVLPLSEVDLVADALAEAARPYPPYTPAAM, from the coding sequence ATGGACGTTGATCTCAGCTGGCTCGCCGACCGGATCGAGGACACCTCGGCCGAGGGCATCGCGGCCTCGGTGAACCGGCTGATCAGGGCCGGTGAGCTGGTGATCGGCAGCAAGCTGCCCACCGTGCGCGCGCTGGCCCGTGCGATCGGCGTCAGCCCGACCACGGTCAGCGAGTCGTGGCGGTCACTGACCCGGGTCGGAGCCATTGAGACCAGGGGGCGCAACGGCAGCTTCGTGACCGGACGGCAGCGCCGCGCCGAGCCCGGCCGCTTCTGGCGGCTCGCCGCTGCCACCGGCCGCTTCACCAGGGACCTCTCCGCGGGCGTCCCGGACCCCGATCTGCTGCCCCCGCTCGGCCCGGCGCTGGCGCGCGTCGACGGCCAGCCGCCGCTGTCCGGCTACCTGGACACCCCGGTGCTGCCGGAGCTGGAGCGGCTGGTGCGGGAGTCGTGGCGGGGTGTCTGCGACCCGCAGGAGCTGACCATCGTCAACGGTTCGCTGGACGGCATCGACCGGGCGCTCAGCCAGCTCGTCGCGCTCGGCGACCGGGTGATCGTGGAGAACCCGACCTTCCCGCCGTTCCTGGACCTGCTCGACGCCGTCGGCGCCACCCCGCTGCCCGTGCCGATGGACGCCGAGGGGATGTGCCCGGACGCGTTGCGCGCCGCGCTCGCCGAGGAGCCCACCGCGCTCCTGATGCAGCCCCGCGCGCAGAACCCCACCGGCACCAGCACCTCCGCGCGCCGGGTGGCCGAGCTCGCCGCACTGCTCGCGGAAGCGCCCGACGTGGTGGTGATCGAGGACGACCACGTCGGCGATGTCGCGGTGGCGGAGCCGGTCAGCCTCGCCACGGCGCTGCCGGAGCGCGTGGTGCGCATCCAGAGCTTTTCCAAGTCCCACGGTCCTGACCTGCGGTTGGCGGCTCTCGGTGGGCCTTCGGCACTGGTCGGCCCGCTCGTCGCGCGGCGGCACCTGGGCGCGGCGTGGTCCAGCAGGCTGCTCCAGGAGATCCTCGTCGGCATGCTCACCGACCCGGGCAGCATCGCCGCGGTGGCACGAGCGCGGTCGGTCTACGCGGAGCGGCGGGAGGCGTTGCGCGCGGCCCTGTCGGCTCGCGGGGTGAACTCGATCGGTGCTGACGGCATCAACCTCTGGGTCGAGGTGGAGCGCGAGCGAGAGGCGCTGGTCGTGCTCGCGGCCCAGGGCATCGGTGCCGCGCCGGGAGCGCCCTTCCTGGTCCGCTCCACGGGGACGAGTCACCTGCGCATCACCACCGCTGTGCTCCCACTGTCCGAAGTGGACTTGGTGGCCGACGCCCTCGCCGAGGCGGCCCGCCCCTACCCGCCGTACACGCCCGCCGCCATGTGA